The following proteins are co-located in the Solanum pennellii chromosome 1, SPENNV200 genome:
- the LOC107026116 gene encoding cucumber peeling cupredoxin-like: protein MAMAVVDSMVFLFLLPVALFFNPAASQSTGYTNHTVGGSAGWFFNIKTQKASADYSAWAAKQTFNLGDTLVFNTNTNQTVIQTYNATTYKNCTADYASDDDTFQYQGGSNEFGKAMTITVSLTLEGQQYYFSDADDGSQCLNGMAFGIKVGHGIGLPPSLNQPPPPPYVEPPSTVEDAESPPITVVTSSPNGCVRSSAGLFFAVSVLVMLALHLV, encoded by the exons ATGGCCATGGCGGTGGTTGACTCCATGGTCTTCCTATTCTTGTTACCGGTGGCTCTGTTCTTTAACCCGGCAGCTTCACAGTCAACCGGATATACAAACCATACTGTTGGTGGTTCAGCTGGTTGGTTCTttaacatcaaaactcaaaagGCTTCTGCTGATTACTCTGCTTGGGCTGCTAAACAGACCTTTAATCTTGGTGACACTTTGG TGTTTAATACAAACACCAACCAGACAGTTATTCAAACATACAATGCAACCACCTATAAGAACTGCACCGCAGATTATGCTTCAGATGACGACACATTTCAGTATCAAGGAGGCAGCAATGAATTTGGTAAAGCGATGACAATCACTGTTTCATTGACCCTCGAGGGCCAACAATACTATTTCTCTGATGCTGATGATGGGAGTCAGTGCCTGAATGGCATGGCATTCGGGATCAAAGTGGGGCATGGTATAGGACTTCCTCCGAGCCTCAACCAACCACCTCCTCCACCCTATGTGGAACCACCATCCACAGTTGAAGATGCCGAGTCACCACCTATCACCGTGGTAACCAGCAGCCCTAACGGTTGTGTGAGGAGCAGTGCTGGACTCTTCTTCGCGGTTTCTGTACTTGTAATGTTGGCGTTGCATTTGGTCTAA